In Desulfofustis limnaeus, the genomic stretch GGCCGGTCACCACCGCCGGCAGGATGCGGTGCAGGATCTCCGACCCAAATATCCGGATCAGGAAACTGAGCGCCACGTAGAGCAGCCCGGCCGCCGAAAGACCGCACAGCGTTGCCGGTACGCCCCAGGTCTGCACTCCGTAAATGATCGGGGCGATGAAAGCAAAGGAAGAGGCGAGAAACACCGGCACCTTGCCCCGGGTGATCACCTGAAATACCAGGGTGCCGGCACCGGCGGTGAAGAGGGCGACATTGGGATCGAGGCCGGTCAGGATCGGCACCAGGACCAAGGCCCCAAAAGCGACAAAGAGCATCTGCAAACCGAGCAGACTGTCCCTCAGGCGAAAATGATAATTTGAATCTTGCGGATCTATGGACATGTACCCCCTCCCTGGAATGATAATAACTGACCGTGACGCCGGGATCACAGAACCCCGACACGAATCTCATTTGGTGCCGAATATCTTGTCGCCCGCATCCCCGAGGCCGGGGAGGATGTAGCCGATGTCGTTGAGCCGCTCGTCCACGGACGCCACATAAATCTCCACATCCGGGTGAGCCTCGGTGATCCGCTTCAACCCTTCGGGCGCGGCCACCAGGAAGAGCCCTTTAATGGCCTGGCACCCTGCCCGTTTCAGGGTCTCGATGGTGGCCAGCAAGGTACCGCCGGTGGCCAACATGGGATCGAGAATGAGAGCGATGCGTTTATCCATTTCGCTCGTCATCTTGACGTAATACTCCACCGGCTGCAGGGTGGTTTCGTTGCGGTAATAGCCGACTACGCTGACCTTGGCGGTGGGGATCATGTCCAGAACACCGTCGAGCATTCCCAATCCGGCCCGCAGGATCGGCACGATGGTGATTTTCTTTCCCTTTATTTCCTGGACCTCGACCGGACCGGCCCACCCGTCGATAACCTTCTTCTGGGTTTCCAGATCCTTGGTGGCCTCATAGGTGAGCAGGCGGGCAACTTCTGAAGCAAGGTCTCGAAAATCCTTGGTGGTGACGTCCTTGACCCGCATCAGACCGAGTTTGTGTTTGATCAGGGGATGGTCGGCGATATGAACGCTCATGGTAGGCTCCTTGGCTTTAACTGGTGATGGCAGCGGCTGAAGAAAAGAAAAAACAGGACAAGGGAGAAGCGAAAGGGTGCAGAGAGGTCTGACAGGTTCGCATCATATTCGATTGATCACCGCAGAAGAGTCAGGTTGGCAACACCTGCTGTTTTTTTATAAGAAAATGGTCTCACTTTGCAAGCCATTTGCCCTCCGTACCGCCCGTCTATTCATCAAGACCTCGAGCCCGCCGGCGAAACATCGGCACGAGCTGGACGATCATGATGCCGAAAAAGATCAGCGAGGCGCCGCCATACTCCCCTGCCCCCAATTGTTCACTGAGAAAGAGGACCCCGGCAAGGGCCGCAAAAACGGTTTCCGAACTGAGAATGATCGCCGCATCCGCTTCGTGGGTGAACCGCTGACCGACCACCTGCAGGGTAAAACCGATACCGGTGGACAGCAGCCCGGCATAGAGGATGCCAAATAAACCACTTCGAAAATCGGGGAGCGTCGGCTGTTCGATGATAATCCCAAGGAGCAGGCCGCACAGTCCGCAGACCACAAACTGTCCGCAGGCAACCACCAGCGGCGCCTTGGTGCGAACTGCCATGGTTCCGACCAGAATGACGTGAAATGCCCAAAACAGGCTGGAGGCGATGACCCAGGAGTCACCGAGCCGCAGATCGAGCCCCTGGGCACCGCTCATGATATAGGTCCCCACCAGGCAGCAGGCCGATCCGGGCCAGACCGACCAGTGCACCTTCCGGCGCAACAGGAGAAAGGAGATGACCGGCACCAGCGGCACGTATAGGGCGGTCAGGAAACCGGCGTTGGTCACCGTCGTATGGAAAATGCCGTACTGCTGAAGCGTTGCTCCGGTGAAAAGGATCGTGCCGGTGAGCAGGATACCGAGCCAGTCGATTGCGGTGAAACGGCGTTCCTGTCGCTGGACGCGACGGTACTGCAGGAGAGCCAGCGGCATGACAAACAGGGCCCCGACCAATGATCGGGCCCCGGTAAAAGCGATCGCCTGCAGACCGCCCGTGCCGACCTGCTGCACCACGAAGGTCGTTCCCCAGATGACTGCGGTCAACAACAGGAGGGCATTCGCCTGTAATCGGGTCATTAGGCTCAGGTCCGCTCGGCAAGAATGGTCCGGAGATCATCGGCAAAACGATCCACCGTTTCCAGGTCACAATCCCAGGAACACATGAGCCGGGCTCCCCCCGTCTCCTGAAACACATAGAAGCGCCACCCCCGGTCATACAGCGCCTGCGTCACCCCCTCGTGGAACCGAACAAACAACGTGTTGGCCTGACGGGGAAAGAGGATCTCCACCTCAGTCAGCGCCCGCAACCGCTCTTCCAGCCGAGCTGCACATCGATTGGCCTGCCGGGCGTTGTCCAACCAACTGCCGTCATCCAGCATCCCCACCCAGGGAGCCGACAAAAAGCGCATCTTCGAAGCCAGTTGTCCGGCCTGCTTGCATCGCCGGGCAAAACCGGCGGCCAACTCACGATCGAAAAAGACGACGGCATCCCCCACCGCCATCCCGTTTTTGGTGCCGCCGAAACAGAGGACATCGACCCCGCAGTCAACCGTCATCTCCTGAACCGAACAGCCGAGGGTCGCCACCGCATTGGCCAGGCGCGCACCGTCCATATGTACCCGCAATCCATGGCGTCGGGCACACTCAGTGAGTTGCTGCAACTCGTCCAGGCTGTAGACGGTTCCTGCCTCGGTGGCCTGGGTCAGGCTGAGGACTCGTGCTGCCGGGAAATGCACATCATCACGGCGACCGACAATCTCCGTAACCACCTCGGCGGTCAGTTTGCCTCCACCGCCGTCACCGGTCAGCAACCGGAGACCGCCTCCAAAAAAAGCCGGCGCCGAACACTCATCGGTCTCAATGTGGGCCAGGCGATGGCAGACGACCGCTTCATACGGCCGGCACAATGACGCCAGGGCCAACGCGTTTCCGGCTGTCCCGTTGAACACGAAAAAAACCGAGCAGTCGACTCCGAACAGCGCCTGAAACCGTTGAACGGCCTGCTTGGTCCAGTAGTCGTCGCCGTATGCCGCGGCGTGCCCGTGGTTAGCCTCGCTGATCATCCGCCAGGTGGAAGGGCAGATGCCGGCGTTGTTGTCACTGGCCAGCTGCTTTCTCGTTTGTCTATCGTCCATGGCGCTCCCCTTTTCGGCTGGTCGAATATACCCGCTCACCAGGATTTTGCAAGCTCCGGCTGCCTCCCTAACGGGGAGTCACAACGAAGAAGCGTTCTTTCAGGAAAGGAAACGGGAGGGTCGCTCAGCTGCGCCAATCATCGGCCATCTTGAAGCGGACCGCCAGAGGGTTGTGGTCGGAACTCTGCACAGGGTAGCTGGTCGTATCGACGACTTGGAGTCCGCGATAGTAGACACCATCGACCGGGCGGTCGAAAAACCTGACCCGGTGATCCGGCTGGAAGGATACCGCCTGAAGCCCGAGCGCTGCCATCTCCGCTTCGATCAGAGCGGTTCGTTCGGTGCTCCAGGTGTTGAAGTCTCCGGCAACGACGACTGGACCGCGGTGGTCCCGGATCATCTCTTTTATGGATTCGACTTGGCGGCGCACGGCATCGAGGGCAACAGTAAAATTCACCACATGCACGTTTACCACCAGTAATTGCTCAACCGAATCGGCAAGAGGATACCTGCTGACCAGAGCCATTTTCGGAATCCGAATCAGCGGTTCCGGCTCCCGTGCAGCGCAATAGCTATCGGCCCGGACGCGGGCCACCGACATGACGCCGACATCATCGGTCGCCGTATGAAATGCCGGGGCCAGGAGCCAGTCCCGGTCCAGTTGCCGCAGGCCGGCACGAAACCGGCGGTCCAATACCGCTTCCTGAAGCAACACGATGTCGGCTTCAGCCGCCAGTCCCCTGAGATCCTCATACCACCTGCTGTCCCCGCCTTTCTGCGTATTCCAGCTGAAGACAGTGAACCCTGAACGGTCGATCTTACCGGAGTCGGGTGGGTGCGAGTCGGTCCGGGTTTCTTCGGCATTGCAGGCGGCCACCGCGCGCACCATCACTTGATCGCGATTACCGCTGAGCACGTAGGCCTTTTCCGGTACAGCAAGCCCCTCGGCCCACAAAACCGACACGGTGCAGAGGGCACCAAATCCCACCAACAAGGCTATCCGTTTACCGAGATGCCGAAATCCACGCATGATGTCTCCCTATCGTGACCACAAACCCTGACATTATAGTGCATGATCCCCCCAAAGCAAGAGCTAACCTTGGATCACAAGCCGTGCCGTCGATCGGGAGAAACGACCTGGAAATGAAAGCTTGTGGATTGCCGATATCTTCGACCGGAAGGCAGGATGACCGAAGGGAAGGCCCGTTGGTTGGGTGAATCGGGAAAGTGTTGCATCAGCAGGCACACAGCTTCGTCCCCTTTAATCGGAGCGGAATCGTCCGTTTCCTCGCCCCGGCAGCAGGGAAAGCCGGACCGGAGGTGCAGGCAGGGCTGGCTGGTTCTGATGGTTACCGATCGGCCACTGGCGGGATGAACCAAGGCGGCGGCCTCCGTGCCGGCATCACCGCCGTTGGTAAGGGCGAAGTACAGACTCAGGCAACCGGTGTCGCCCAGTTGCTCTTTCAGGTCCGCTCGCAGCAATCCCATCGATCGAAACGCACGCAGATCGAGCAGCGTACCATCCACTCTCTTCAGCGTTCCGAGGGGCAATCGCTCACCGTTAACAGGCACATGACCGGAGGCGTGGATCCGCAGGTGGTGTTCATCGACCGGGCCCCCACCGGCCAGATTGAGACAAAGGTTCTGGGTCAGATTGATGGCCGTGGCGCGATCGCTGGCTGCGGTGAATTCGACGATCAGACGGCTATCCGGGGTCAGCAAATAGAGGGCTTGCACGTCGACGGTACCGGGATACCCTTCGTCGCCGTCCGGGCTGGTCAGGGACAACTGCACACCGCAGCCCCGGCTTTCCCGGATCGGGAGCGCTTCCCACACTTTTTTGGCAAATCCGGCGAAGCC encodes the following:
- the upp gene encoding uracil phosphoribosyltransferase gives rise to the protein MSVHIADHPLIKHKLGLMRVKDVTTKDFRDLASEVARLLTYEATKDLETQKKVIDGWAGPVEVQEIKGKKITIVPILRAGLGMLDGVLDMIPTAKVSVVGYYRNETTLQPVEYYVKMTSEMDKRIALILDPMLATGGTLLATIETLKRAGCQAIKGLFLVAAPEGLKRITEAHPDVEIYVASVDERLNDIGYILPGLGDAGDKIFGTK
- a CDS encoding DMT family transporter, which gives rise to MTRLQANALLLLTAVIWGTTFVVQQVGTGGLQAIAFTGARSLVGALFVMPLALLQYRRVQRQERRFTAIDWLGILLTGTILFTGATLQQYGIFHTTVTNAGFLTALYVPLVPVISFLLLRRKVHWSVWPGSACCLVGTYIMSGAQGLDLRLGDSWVIASSLFWAFHVILVGTMAVRTKAPLVVACGQFVVCGLCGLLLGIIIEQPTLPDFRSGLFGILYAGLLSTGIGFTLQVVGQRFTHEADAAIILSSETVFAALAGVLFLSEQLGAGEYGGASLIFFGIMIVQLVPMFRRRARGLDE
- a CDS encoding threonine aldolase family protein, whose amino-acid sequence is MDDRQTRKQLASDNNAGICPSTWRMISEANHGHAAAYGDDYWTKQAVQRFQALFGVDCSVFFVFNGTAGNALALASLCRPYEAVVCHRLAHIETDECSAPAFFGGGLRLLTGDGGGGKLTAEVVTEIVGRRDDVHFPAARVLSLTQATEAGTVYSLDELQQLTECARRHGLRVHMDGARLANAVATLGCSVQEMTVDCGVDVLCFGGTKNGMAVGDAVVFFDRELAAGFARRCKQAGQLASKMRFLSAPWVGMLDDGSWLDNARQANRCAARLEERLRALTEVEILFPRQANTLFVRFHEGVTQALYDRGWRFYVFQETGGARLMCSWDCDLETVDRFADDLRTILAERT
- a CDS encoding endonuclease/exonuclease/phosphatase family protein, with the protein product MRGFRHLGKRIALLVGFGALCTVSVLWAEGLAVPEKAYVLSGNRDQVMVRAVAACNAEETRTDSHPPDSGKIDRSGFTVFSWNTQKGGDSRWYEDLRGLAAEADIVLLQEAVLDRRFRAGLRQLDRDWLLAPAFHTATDDVGVMSVARVRADSYCAAREPEPLIRIPKMALVSRYPLADSVEQLLVVNVHVVNFTVALDAVRRQVESIKEMIRDHRGPVVVAGDFNTWSTERTALIEAEMAALGLQAVSFQPDHRVRFFDRPVDGVYYRGLQVVDTTSYPVQSSDHNPLAVRFKMADDWRS
- a CDS encoding aldose epimerase family protein; its protein translation is MHLIRKPYGSHQGRDIDLYTISNDGGLVVSLTTFGGTITSIRVPDRFGRPINVLQGRASLAEYREDPACLGAVIGRCADCINSASFKIDGVSYALSANCGRHHLHGGFAGFAKKVWEALPIRESRGCGVQLSLTSPDGDEGYPGTVDVQALYLLTPDSRLIVEFTAASDRATAINLTQNLCLNLAGGGPVDEHHLRIHASGHVPVNGERLPLGTLKRVDGTLLDLRAFRSMGLLRADLKEQLGDTGCLSLYFALTNGGDAGTEAAALVHPASGRSVTIRTSQPCLHLRSGFPCCRGEETDDSAPIKGDEAVCLLMQHFPDSPNQRAFPSVILPSGRRYRQSTSFHFQVVSPDRRHGL